The nucleotide sequence AAACCTGAAAAATTTGGAAACCTTTTTTTGCCTCTTTTTCATGGTCAAGGAGGATTTTCAGAGCCTGTTTCATCGCCCATTTGCATAGTCAAAGGACGGACAATTCCCATATGGATTAAGGACTTAAGAGCCTTAGGCACCTCCTCATTCCATAAATTTGGCAGAGCAATGTCTGCATGTTCATTGAAGAAAGTGTTACCTTTCTTGGGCGAAGGTTTCCCTTTACCCTCAGTCAATGACCCCGTAGCGCGGAGGCTGGGCTTACGCCCAGCCTGTCCCGTCGCCCCCTGAATCATCGCTCTGGTAACAGTAGGCCTGGTTTCCCGAGCCGCCTCTTGGGCTGAGGCTATTTCCTGTTCAGCCTTTTCAAGTATATTAAATGCACTGTTTAAATCTCTGTGATGAACTGTGCCACATTTTTCACATTTCCACACTCTTACAGAAAGGTCTTTTTTAGGGACTGTAAGCTCCTTGCAGAAAGAGCATATCTGCGTAGAATAAGCCTCGTTGACATTGGGCAAAGCATAAATAGAAGCCCTTTTGGCTTTCTCTTCAATTAAACTCCTCAGTGATGCAATAGAACGGTCTCTCCCGCCTCTTCTTCTTTTCTTTGCCCCTTTTGGCCCTTGTTTGGATTTTTCTTCCATGTGTGCTTTTAAAGCCTCTGCCGCTCCTTCAATCCCCTGCCCCACCTGCTTCTTAAGCATTTTCAGCTTTTTGCGATAAGAGACTTCCCTTACAGGCTCCCAATGGCCAATACCAACAACATCACAGCCTTCGGCTAAAGCCCTGCTTATCTTATGAAGCACATCTGCCCTGCGGTTGGCAATCTTAAACTGTAAAGCTGAAACCCTTTGTGACCAGCGCCTCCATCTTTTGCTTGGTCCATTTTCTGTAAACACCATTGTTTTCTCAAGCCGTTTTCTCTTTTTTTCAATTTCTTTTTTCCTTTCGGTTTCTGGTAATTTTTTGACTGAGCTTTTACTTTCAAACTTTTCTAAAGCCTCTTTTATTTCTTCTTCTGTTCTTTTCCTCCGTGGACCTTGTTTTAAAGAAAGAGCCTGCTGAAGTTTCTCAAGTTTAGATAGGCTTTCTTCAAGGAATTCGTAATGGATAGCCAAATGTCTTAATTCATTGCTATTTGAATTTTTAAGTGCAACTGTAAGGGCTGTTTGTGCGCCCGGGTCTATGCCTGCATGCCAGCCTGCCTGCATAGGAATAATCTGCCATGCGCTGTCGGGCACTTCCGTGCTTAAGACTACAAAATACCTTCTTGCCCTTTCTTTTATAGTAAGCTGTTTGATTTTGCTATCTTCAGGTATTGGCCTGTGGTAAGCCATATCAAGCCATCTCATTCCATCTGGCAATGCATTAATAAATATTGAGAACTCTGACCTTCTTTTTTCACAAATAAGGTTGTCTTTTGCAGTGTTCTGGTATGTAAACCCTTCACAGCGTCTTTTATACTGCGGCTCTCCTGTTGCGCCATATGCCCTTTGCTCAGGAGTTGGATTAACCGCCCTGTTCCACCTTACCTCACTTTCCCCTGACCCTGATACATTAAATCTGATGGTGGAAATCGCCATCCCTTTTGGAGACT is from Nitrospirota bacterium and encodes:
- a CDS encoding transposase, which codes for MAILNYKYEIFPTQPQRAQLNKILRGTRIQWNKAVTIRRKLKTALNSGQLEHVIKTCLSLEKSNTQGKRSAAIKKKYPDLDFDLAAKLYDISNLVGKVLEPDQKYLDINLLADELKAKHEAELAKRKEAKKAGVDKKKLPKLTVYWQMMRTINRYAGFAAKTYMDNSFESPKGMAISTIRFNVSGSGESEVRWNRAVNPTPEQRAYGATGEPQYKRRCEGFTYQNTAKDNLICEKRRSEFSIFINALPDGMRWLDMAYHRPIPEDSKIKQLTIKERARRYFVVLSTEVPDSAWQIIPMQAGWHAGIDPGAQTALTVALKNSNSNELRHLAIHYEFLEESLSKLEKLQQALSLKQGPRRKRTEEEIKEALEKFESKSSVKKLPETERKKEIEKKRKRLEKTMVFTENGPSKRWRRWSQRVSALQFKIANRRADVLHKISRALAEGCDVVGIGHWEPVREVSYRKKLKMLKKQVGQGIEGAAEALKAHMEEKSKQGPKGAKKRRRGGRDRSIASLRSLIEEKAKRASIYALPNVNEAYSTQICSFCKELTVPKKDLSVRVWKCEKCGTVHHRDLNSAFNILEKAEQEIASAQEAARETRPTVTRAMIQGATGQAGRKPSLRATGSLTEGKGKPSPKKGNTFFNEHADIALPNLWNEEVPKALKSLIHMGIVRPLTMQMGDETGSENPP